In Streptacidiphilus sp. P02-A3a, the DNA window GCGAGGCGAACAGCGTCTTGATGGACGCCAGGATCACCGCGCCGCAGAGCACCAGCAGCGGCGCCAGCACCAGTTGCAGCGGCGTCAGCCGCAGCCGCAGCCCGTCGGCGGCGTACCAGGTGATGCCGATCCCGGTGGCCAGCTCGCCGAACGCGTCCGGGTACAGGAAGCGCTCGGAGAGCAGCGTGAACAGCGGGTTCACCGGCCGGATCAGGTACCGGTAGAAGTCGCCGGACTGCACCAGCCGCCGGGCCAGGATCCACATCTGGTCGGTGAACAGCCGGTCCAGGCCGCGCGGCAGCAGCGAGAACCCGAGCAGGAAGAGCACCTGCCGGTAGTCCCAGCCGCCGATCACCGACACCTGCTGGAAGACCATCGCCACCACCAGCAGCTGGCAGCCGACCCGGGCCAGGAACCCGCCCGCGCCGATCAGGAAGTCCATCCGGTACTCGGTCAGCCGGTGCAGGCTGACCCCGCTCAGGTACCAGGTGAGCCGGGTGTACCGGGCCGCCGTCGCGGCGGCGCCGCGCGCGCTCATCCGCCCAGCACCTCCACCCGGCGTACCGCGCGGCGCCAGGCCAGGGCGGTGAGCAGCGACATCCCGGCGGTCCAGGCGGCCTGCCCGGCCAGGATCTCCGCCGCCTCGGCCGGGCCCTGGTACTCGCCGAGCAGCAGCCGCAGCGGGCTGTCCACCAGTCCGGCGAACGGCAGCAGCCGGGCGGTGGCGGCCAGCGGTCCGGGCATCAGGCTGATCGGCACGACCTGCCCGGCGAGCAGCGCGACCAGGCAGTCCTTGACGATCCGGATGCCCCAGATGTTGGTGGTGGCGAACCCGGCGAGGCCGACCAGCAGGTTCACCTCGAACGCGATCACCATGGCGAGCAGCGAGGACGCGGTGAACAGCAGCGCGTCGCCCGCGCCCGGCCGTTGCAGCGGCAGCAGCCCGGCGTACAGCAGCACCACCGGGCCGCCCACCAGTCCGGCGTTGACCAGCGAGACGGGCACCCCGGCGCAGAACCGGGTGAGCGGGTAGCTGACCGGCCGGATCAGCGAGACCGCGATGTCGCCGCGCTGGATCTCGCCGGAGACCTCCTCGTCGACCCGGTTCGCGTGCAGCAGCCCGAGCACCTGCGCCAGCAGCACGTAGGTGGTGATCCCGGCGCGGTCGAAGCCGCCGGGCCCGGAGCCGCTGTCCCCGTTGTAGACCGCCCGCCACAGGAAGACCTGGAGGCTGACGGCGGTGGTCGCGGTGAGCGCGTTGACGAAGAAGGTGGAGCGGTAGCGCAGCATCGTCTGCAGGCTGCCGACCGCGAACGGCGTGTAGCGGCGCAGCCCGGCGAGCCCGGTGGCGGCGCTCACGCGGTACTCCCCTGCAACTCGTCCGGGCGCCCGGCCTGGCCCGCGTAGATCCGGCGCAGCACGGTCTCCAGGTCCGGTTCCGGGGCGAAGCAGTCGGTCAGTTCGAAGTGCTCCAGCAGGAAGGACATCACCTGCTGCGCGGTCCAGCGCCCGGCCGGGTACTCGACCTTGATCCGGCCGCCCTCGACCGCGCTGGCCCGCACCGCGTCCAGACCCGACTCGATCAGCGCGACCGCCCGCTCCGGCGGGACACTGCCGCTGTGGTCGAACAGCACGGCCCGGGTGTCGGCGCTGCGCAGCAGTTCGTGCATGGTGCCCTGGTGCACCACCGTGCCGTGGTCGACCACCAGTACCTGGTCGCAGATGGCGGTGATGTCGCCGATGTCGTGGCTGGTCAGCATGACGGTGGTGCCGAGCTGCTGGTTGGCCCGGTTGACGAGTTCCCGAACGGCCTCCTTCAGCACCAGGTCGAGGCCGATCGTCGGCTCGTCCAGGAACACCACCGCCGGGTCGTGCAGCAGGCTGGCGGCGACCTCGGCGCGCATCCGCTGGCCCAGGCTCAACTGCCGGACCGGGGTGGTGCCGAGGGCGCCGAGGTCGAGCAGTTCCTCGTAGGTGGCCATGTTGCGGTGGTAGACCGGGTCGGGTATCTCGTAGATGCGGCGCAGGATCCGGAACGAGTCCAGTACCGGCAGGTCCCACCAGAGCTGGCTGCGCTGGCCGAAGACCACGCCGATGTTGCGGGCGTTGCGGCCGCGCTCACGGTGCGGGTCGAGCCCGGCCACCCGGCACAGGCCGGAGGTGGGGCGCATGATGCCGGTGAGCATCTTGATGGTGGTGGACTTCCCGGCGCCGTTGGAGCCGATGTAGGCGACCTTGGTCCCGGCCGGGATCGAGAAGGAGACCCCGGAGACCGCGCGGACCGTCCGGTGGCTGCGGCTGAACAGCGTGCGCAGGCTCCCGGCCAGGCCGGGGCGCCGGTCGTGCACGGTGAACTCCTTGACCAGGTCCTCGGCGACGATCACCGGTGGGCCTCCGTCGCCTGTTCCAGCGCCCGGCCGAGCAGGGTCAGGCCCTCCTCCAGCAGCGTCCGGTCGATGGTGAACGGCGGTGCCAGCCGGATGACGTGGCCGCCGACCGAGGTCCGCAGGCCCAGGTCGAGCGCGGCCAGGTAGACCGCCCGGGCGAGCTCCGGCGCGGGCTCGCGGGTGGCCGGGTCGCGGACGAACTCCAGCCCGTGCAGCAGCCCGAGTCCGCGCACGTCGCCCAGCACCGGGAAGCGGGACCGCAGTTCGGCGAGCCGTTCGTCCATCAGCGCGCCCAGCGTGCGGACCCGGGCGATCAGCGTGTCCCGGGCGACGACCTCCAGCGTGGCCCGGGCCGCGGCGATGCCCAGCGGGTTGTTGGCGTAGGTGGAGGCGGTGGAACCGGCCGCCGCGGCCCGGGGGTGCCGCAGCACCGAGGACCGCCCGGCCAGCACCGCGAACGGGAAGCCCGAGGCCAGGCCCTTGGACAGGGTGACCAGGTCGGGCTCGATGCCGAACCGCTCGCAGGCCAGGAAGGTCCCGGTGCGGCCGCCGCCGGTCAGCACCTCGTCGGCGACCAGCAGCACGCCGTTGTCCCGGCAGGTGTCGGCGATCCGCTCCCAGTAGCCGGGCGGCGGCACGATCACCCCGGCGGCGCCCAGCACCGGCTCGAAGACCAGCGCCGAGACGTTGGGCTTCTCGGCGATGTGGCGGCGCACCAGCCCGGCGCAGCGCACCTCGCAGGAGGGGTACTCCAGGTCCAGCGGGCAGCGGTAGCAGTACGGCGAGTAGCCGAGGACGCTGTTGCCGGCGTGCGCCTGGTTGCCGATGTCCCAGTGCACCAGCATCCGGGCTCCCTGGGTCTTGCCGTGGAAGCCGTGCCGCAGCGCCCCGATCCGGTTGCGTCCGGGCTCGGCGACGGCCTGCACCGCGCGCAGCGCGGCCTCGACCACCTCGGCGCCGGTGGAGAAGAAGGCGTAGGTGTCCAGTTCCTCCGGCAGCAGCCGGGCCAGCAGTTCGCAGAGCGCGGCCCGGTCCGGGGTGGCC includes these proteins:
- a CDS encoding aspartate aminotransferase family protein — its product is MTGPRQEELLHREAAHLAPGASEESALGRRVFVEGRGAVLTDLDGNQYIDLAAGTLTQSLGHCPPEVVAALTEQAARLWNVHDSATPDRAALCELLARLLPEELDTYAFFSTGAEVVEAALRAVQAVAEPGRNRIGALRHGFHGKTQGARMLVHWDIGNQAHAGNSVLGYSPYCYRCPLDLEYPSCEVRCAGLVRRHIAEKPNVSALVFEPVLGAAGVIVPPPGYWERIADTCRDNGVLLVADEVLTGGGRTGTFLACERFGIEPDLVTLSKGLASGFPFAVLAGRSSVLRHPRAAAAGSTASTYANNPLGIAAARATLEVVARDTLIARVRTLGALMDERLAELRSRFPVLGDVRGLGLLHGLEFVRDPATREPAPELARAVYLAALDLGLRTSVGGHVIRLAPPFTIDRTLLEEGLTLLGRALEQATEAHR
- a CDS encoding ABC-2 family transporter protein; protein product: MSAATGLAGLRRYTPFAVGSLQTMLRYRSTFFVNALTATTAVSLQVFLWRAVYNGDSGSGPGGFDRAGITTYVLLAQVLGLLHANRVDEEVSGEIQRGDIAVSLIRPVSYPLTRFCAGVPVSLVNAGLVGGPVVLLYAGLLPLQRPGAGDALLFTASSLLAMVIAFEVNLLVGLAGFATTNIWGIRIVKDCLVALLAGQVVPISLMPGPLAATARLLPFAGLVDSPLRLLLGEYQGPAEAAEILAGQAAWTAGMSLLTALAWRRAVRRVEVLGG
- a CDS encoding ABC transporter permease; the encoded protein is MSARGAAATAARYTRLTWYLSGVSLHRLTEYRMDFLIGAGGFLARVGCQLLVVAMVFQQVSVIGGWDYRQVLFLLGFSLLPRGLDRLFTDQMWILARRLVQSGDFYRYLIRPVNPLFTLLSERFLYPDAFGELATGIGITWYAADGLRLRLTPLQLVLAPLLVLCGAVILASIKTLFASLSFWTTNSFPALYAAGQLGDFAGYPLDLYQPSLRWLLTWVLPYAFTAYVPASYLVFGRTGLLPWLPVVTAALAALALTTWHRGVDRYEMTGS
- a CDS encoding ATP-binding cassette domain-containing protein; translation: MIVAEDLVKEFTVHDRRPGLAGSLRTLFSRSHRTVRAVSGVSFSIPAGTKVAYIGSNGAGKSTTIKMLTGIMRPTSGLCRVAGLDPHRERGRNARNIGVVFGQRSQLWWDLPVLDSFRILRRIYEIPDPVYHRNMATYEELLDLGALGTTPVRQLSLGQRMRAEVAASLLHDPAVVFLDEPTIGLDLVLKEAVRELVNRANQQLGTTVMLTSHDIGDITAICDQVLVVDHGTVVHQGTMHELLRSADTRAVLFDHSGSVPPERAVALIESGLDAVRASAVEGGRIKVEYPAGRWTAQQVMSFLLEHFELTDCFAPEPDLETVLRRIYAGQAGRPDELQGSTA